Proteins from a genomic interval of Drosophila melanogaster chromosome 2R:
- the CG33136 gene encoding uncharacterized protein, isoform A, with amino-acid sequence MQTNNGFIKNTSFIPVKVYQSVSSLYMTCISKLPRDSIQPDCDQGLVIEQALVSSVDSTLRPLDYKKRQREARKILLKSQENLLKQMHPSQILTDEDNNLTDDDEDEKFREPVRLKSTILLNEYRKLYETPRKTELDYIASIKAIEQNLWLILRLVIMACSVCALIYHGYFLSKIGKMYL; translated from the exons ATGCAGACCAACAATGGTTTTATTAAGAA CACCAGTTTTATTCCCGTAAAAGTCTATCAGTCGGTCAGTTCGCTATATATGACCTGCATATCGAAATTGCCACGGGACTCCATTCAGCCGGATTGTGATCAGGGTTTGGTAATAGAACAGGCCCTGGTTTCGTCCGTGGACTCGACTCTTCGTCCTTTGGACTATAAGAAAAGGCAGCGAGAGGCGCGTAAGATTCTTCTGAAATCTCAGGAGAATCTACTAAAACAAATGCACCCCAGCCAAATACTTACGGATGAAGACAATAATCTCACCGATGACGACGAAGATGAGAAGTTCAGGGAGCCAGTGCGTCTCAAGTCGACAATATTGCTTAACGAATACCGAAAACTGTACGAAACGCCGCGAAAAACTGAACTTGATTACATTGCATCCATTAAGGCAATTG AACAAAATTTATGGCTTATATTACGGCTTGTGATCATGGCTTGCAGCGTATGCGCTTTAATCTATCATGGCTATTTCCTATCGAAGATCGGCAAAATGTATCTTTGA
- the CG33136 gene encoding uncharacterized protein, isoform B: MQTNNGFIKNTSFIPVKVYQSVSSLYMTCISKLPRDSIQPDCDQGLVIEQALVSSVDSTLRPLDYKKRQREARKILLKSQENLLKQMHPSQILTDEDNNLTDDDEDEKFREPVRLKSTILLNEYRKLYETPRKTELDYIASIKAIVFPISEQNLWLILRLVIMACSVCALIYHGYFLSKIGKMYL, encoded by the exons ATGCAGACCAACAATGGTTTTATTAAGAA CACCAGTTTTATTCCCGTAAAAGTCTATCAGTCGGTCAGTTCGCTATATATGACCTGCATATCGAAATTGCCACGGGACTCCATTCAGCCGGATTGTGATCAGGGTTTGGTAATAGAACAGGCCCTGGTTTCGTCCGTGGACTCGACTCTTCGTCCTTTGGACTATAAGAAAAGGCAGCGAGAGGCGCGTAAGATTCTTCTGAAATCTCAGGAGAATCTACTAAAACAAATGCACCCCAGCCAAATACTTACGGATGAAGACAATAATCTCACCGATGACGACGAAGATGAGAAGTTCAGGGAGCCAGTGCGTCTCAAGTCGACAATATTGCTTAACGAATACCGAAAACTGTACGAAACGCCGCGAAAAACTGAACTTGATTACATTGCATCCATTAAGGCAATTG tttttccaatttcagAACAAAATTTATGGCTTATATTACGGCTTGTGATCATGGCTTGCAGCGTATGCGCTTTAATCTATCATGGCTATTTCCTATCGAAGATCGGCAAAATGTATCTTTGA